The genomic interval CAGCGCCTGCCGTCCCTTCGACTTCCGCATCAGGCGGCGTGGCCGCTAACACTGCGGAAACCGGAGCTGCCCCAAGCGAGGACGACGCCGAACCGTCCAGTGCCTCTCCCGTGGCCTCTCCTTCCATCCGCAAGCTGGCTCTTGAACTTGGGATTGATTTGCGGCGCGTGCGCGGCAGCGAGCGAGGCGGCCGCATCGGGATGGCCGATCTCAGAGCGTACATCCAGCGTTTGCAGGAAATCGCCGCCATTACGAAATCCAGCGCCAAAGTTGCACCCACGGCCAAACCTGTCGCCGAATCGGTTGACTTTTCCAAATGGGGACCGGTTTCGCGAACGCCGCTCTCGGCGCTGCGCAAAGTGATCCGCCGCCGAATGGCCGAGAACTGGACGGCGATTCCCCACGTCACCCAGTTCGACGAAGCCGATATCACGGCGCTCCAGGAATTGAGAAAGAAACACGCGCCCGCGTACGAACAGAAGGGAGCACGGTTGACGTTGACCCCCTTCCTTCTCAAAGCGCTCGTCCAGACGCTGCAAAAGCATCCCATTTTCAACTCCAGCCTCGATGAAGCGACCGAAGAGATCGTCTTTAAGGAATACTTTCACATCGGCATCGCGGTGGATACGGAAGCGGGACTGATTGTTCCCGTGATTCGGAACGTGGATCAGAAAAGCCTGCTCGAACTTTCCAAAAACCTCGAAGCCTTGGCCCAGAAAGCCCGGGATCGAAAGGTTTCCGCGGACGAACTCAAGGGCGGCACCTTCACTGTATCCAATCAAGGCGGCATCGGCGGCGCGCATTTCACGCCGATCGTGAACAAGCCGGAGGTCGCGATTCTCGGATTGGGCCGGAGCGCGTGGAAAGCCGTGGTGCGCGAGCAACAAATCGTCTCTCGCCTGATGCTGCCGCTGGCGCTGTCCTACGATCATCGCGTGATCGATGGAGGGAGCGCGGCGCGGTTCGTCGTCGAACTGGTCGCGCGGATCGAGAATTTCGTGACGGAGAATCTACAACCATAATCTGGCGGAGTATTGGAGTGATGAGTTCCCTCGCGGAGTCTGTCTCCTGTTTTGCGCGCTTACCGGAAGGCAGAGCAAGTCTCGGAAACCGATTTTGCTCAGTTGGACGGCCTTGCTTTCAAACTCGAAAACGGGCTACTGAAGTTAATCGATGTCTTGAAGCGCAAACAACTTGATGGCGATTGGATCGACCACTCGGTCGTAAAAGAGCGCAACACAGCATAGCAGTGCCGCTAAAAGCTCTCCACCGCAACACTCCACTACTCCATCACTCCACTCCCTCTATGGACCCCATCCAAACTGAAATCGTTGTCGTCGGCGCTGGGCCGGGCGGATACGCCGCCGCCTTCTACGCCGCGGACAAGGGCAAGAAAGTCATCCTGATCGAGAAAGACGAACGTCTCGGCGGCGTTTGTCTGAACCGCGGATGTATTCCTTCCAAGGCCTTGCTGCACGCCACGCACCTGATCAGCGCGGCCCGCGAATCGCACCAGCGCGGAATCGTTTTCGATCCGCCCAAAATCGATCTGGCCAAACTGCGCGCCTGGAAGGAGTCCATTCTCCAGAAGCTAGGCCAGGGCATCGCGTTTCT from Verrucomicrobiota bacterium carries:
- a CDS encoding branched-chain alpha-keto acid dehydrogenase subunit E2, coding for MDIKLPSLGEGADSGTVVNIFVKEGDSITKDQPVLELENEKAVASIPSTAAGVVCRIFVKVGDKLSVGQRILSLAGGDADSPATETRVAAPAVPSTSASGGVAANTAETGAAPSEDDAEPSSASPVASPSIRKLALELGIDLRRVRGSERGGRIGMADLRAYIQRLQEIAAITKSSAKVAPTAKPVAESVDFSKWGPVSRTPLSALRKVIRRRMAENWTAIPHVTQFDEADITALQELRKKHAPAYEQKGARLTLTPFLLKALVQTLQKHPIFNSSLDEATEEIVFKEYFHIGIAVDTEAGLIVPVIRNVDQKSLLELSKNLEALAQKARDRKVSADELKGGTFTVSNQGGIGGAHFTPIVNKPEVAILGLGRSAWKAVVREQQIVSRLMLPLALSYDHRVIDGGSAARFVVELVARIENFVTENLQP